The genomic window ACAGATCAAGAAGTCAAGATTTTGCATTCCAACTATCTATAGGAAATagggtttttttattatttcaagttTTCATAAAAATCCATAATTATTGAAATCAAAGTTACAGAAGAAAGTTTGTAactttttattgattttatttcttttttttttttctttctttccccccctgttgtttttccctcttgGAGTTATATCTGACACCAGAGTCCATCAGACAAAGTCTTTACAAACACAGGAGTCCTGAAGATATCGGCTGAATGTTTTCCTGGTataaagaagaagaggaggagaaagaggtgGTGACAGTGCGGGTGCAGTGGGTTTGGACTGGGACAGAGGACGTTGTGAAGGAGAGAGGTCGGTATGTTTGTAccaatgttttttttaattattttttatttgtccataggttctttttttttaaaaaaaaaaattatttgcaaattGTTGCCTGGTTAAATCATTTTCATATTGAACTTGCGCGGTGCATCAGCAGAGCTGATGCCCGCGTCAGACTTGCGTGGCACGTACTCGATTTCAATGTTGTGCTTGGTGTTGCCTTTTCCCCGGCTCCACAAGAAGAGGAGCACCAGACAGAAGAGCACGACGCCCAGGAAAGAAATGAAGCCCATGGTGGTGGCGATGATGAGAGTCTTGATGTCAAAGGGGAAAGGCACGGTGGCACGTGTGCTGTTGGCATCGCTCTCGTTGGGCTGGTTGGAGATGAACGCGAAGGTCTTGTTGGGTTGGTGGGGCCAGTCTGGGGAGTAGCTGCGCACGTGCAGGTGGGCCAGCATGGTGTCGTTGCCACCCGCGTTGCTGGCGATGCATAGGTAGGTGCCGTTGTCCTGGATCTGGGCGTAGCGCACCTCCAGCGTGCCATCAGGGAAGACAGTGAGCCGCCCGTTGGTTTTGGTGGAGATGAGGTGCTTGCGGGGGGAGAGCCACATGATGGTGGGCGGTGGGTCCCCATCCGCCCGACAGACGAAATGCACCGTGTGGCCTTCGTCCACGAAGATCTGCTGAGGTTTACGGTCTCGTATCCGGGCTCGGCGGCAGGTGAAGTAGTTGGGCAGGAGGACGTCGGGGAAGTCTTTGAACTCCTTGCCCTGGACGAACTCGGGGGTCGCGCAGGTGGGCTGCTGCTTGTTGAAGTTCAGCCTCCATCGCCGTCGGAAAACCCACAGCAGCCGGCAGTCGCAGGCCAAGGGGTTGTTGTCGAGGATGAGGGTCTCCAGGTTGCCCACCGAGTGGAAGGCCGACTCCTCCAGCGTGGTCAGCAAGTTCCCCGACACGTTCAGGATGCGCAGGTGGTTGAGGCCGCGGAAGGCAAAGGGCTCGACCATGGTGAGCTGCCCTCCCACCAGCTGGATCTCCTGCAGCCTCAGCAGGTCGTGGAGCATGGAGCCCTCGATGGTGACGATGGGGTTGTAGGAGAGGTTCAGGAAGCGGAGGTAAACCAAGTGCCTCACCGACACGTAGGGGATGGACGTCAGGTTGCAGTGGGTGATGGACAAGGAGGTCAAGTTCAACCCATAGAGGCAGTTGGACGTCATGGTGTCCAGGTAGGGCCAGTGGGAGATCTCGAGCACCTTAAGCCGGTACAGCCTCTTGAAGGAGTAATCCCGGATGGCGTTGATGTTCAGGTGGCGCAGCCGCAGCACAATCAAGCCGTGCAGGTGAGACAGGGCCTCTGTGGGGATGGAGGTCAGGTTGCATTTCTCCAGGGTCAGCTGCTCCAGGCTGTTGAGGCCGCTGAAGGCCCGGTGGGAGATGTAGACAAGGTCGTTGTCCCCCACCTCCAAAGACTTCAGGTTGTACAAGTCCTGGAACATGTAGTCCAGGAGGATGACAATTTTGTTCTCACTAATGTCTAGCTTGGTAAGGTTGCTGAGTCCAGTAAATACCCCCAAGGGGATCAGCTTGAGTCTGTTACTCCTGAGCCCCAGCGTCCTGAGGTTGAAGAGGTTGTTGAAAGCCCCAGGTTCAATGGCACTGATAATGTTCTCGTTgagctccagctcctccaggtgAGGGTAGTTGGCAAATTCATCCTGGTTGAGGGTCTTGATGCGGTTCTTGCCCAAGTCCAGCAGCCTGGTCTCGGTTGGGATCCCCTCGGGGACGACCATGAATCGCTTCCTGTGGCACAGGACAGCACGCTCCTGGGCAGAGCACTCGCAGCGCGGCGGGCAGCCTGTGGCAGAACCGGACAGGATGGATCCCAGCATCAGGAGGAGAATTGGCTGCCAGCAGGCCAGGATTGGGCTGCGCATACTCGCCTCCCCAGCTACCATCCTATCGCTCACCTGCAGGCAACGGGAGAGAGAGAGCAAAGCTGGATGTGAGCGATCGGTCAGCGGAAGCACGGCAAAAGGCGCTAGAGCCAACATCACCTGGCGAGAGCAGAGCTCGGGGGGCACATCTGATACACCAGATCCACAGACGTGCGGTGAGATGGGGCGAGAGGCCTGCGGGGGGGCGGAACTGCAGGGTGGGCAGTGGGCCCTCCCCCGCTtccacttcagaaataaaaatgaaccaaaaaaGCCACCCAAAGCCTAACGTGCCATAGTGAGCCAAGGGGGGGTGTGACCGTGTGCAGGACTCGTGCACGCTGTCAGCATGTGTACAAAAAGGGGACCTCAGGTCACAGTACGTGGGCACGGGAAACGCGCCCCTAATACGGGGCCGTCTTGCACCACACCTCGGGGTCCTGGGCACGCTTTGTGCACCCCTATACAAGGGGCCGCTGTGTGCCACACCCCTGGACTCCAGCACTTTTCTCCCTCAAAGAAATCAGTGTTTCTTTGCAAGGAGCCAGGAGCAAAGATGTTGGAAAGGCCATCAAGGTTTCCGCGCATGTGGCGCTGGAACCCGCCAGCCCTTGGCACACCAGGCGGCCACAGAGCTGAGTATGGGATGCAGAGGGGCTGCTGTGACCATCGCGGTGCCTCctggcctggggctggggctgggacacGCTGGGGACAAGTGCTGGGCGAGgtggcagcactgctggcactgAGCAAAGGGCTCCTGCCAGGGGTCCCCCCGGGCAGTGCGGTGCTGGCGGCTCCGCTTCGTGCCCGCAGCCCGCCCTGGCTGCTGCGTCTCCAAAACCAATTCCCGCTGCTCGCAGGCGTGCTGAGAAAGCcatcaaagaaagcaaaacaactgcttgcaaaacaaaacacaggccACGGGGCTTAATTACACACAGGCTGCAAAGACTTGAGCTCATCGGGCTGGCAGCCGGCCCTATCTGGGCACGCTTTGCTGAAATCTCTCCTCTGCCCTCGGGTGCAGCCACGCGTGGGGTCCTGCTGGGCACAGGGGAGCCGgggccctcctgcagcccccccggcatGACCCCCTCCCAGATCTGCCCCAGGCCAACTTGTGCCTCCCCCCCAGGGCAGGGAAGAGGGCGCAGTGCACGTAAATCAGCGGGGCTGCTTGGCCACGGGGTGAATTGCACCAGCTCTGACCCTGCTCCTAAACCCCCCGCACACTGCTCTGGCTGGGGGGCACCGAATGGACGCGTtgtgccgagccgagcccgaAGCACTGCTGGCCTGGCTGCCGCTGGGATGCCAGTGCCAGTGGATGCTGGGCAAGCAGCTGATGAATGAAGTGCAGTCGTCAGGTTGTTAACGACTAgacaaccccacctgcatggAATTAAAGTCTAGACACCCTTCACATGTTAGTAGTGCTCAGCTAAATTTAAATCTGTGATGAATGCAGTTCCTGACAAAAGCAGCTGAAATCTTAATGGCCAGAGTCAGTGAGCGCTGGGGGAGAAAGACGAGGAATAAATCCTGAAAAATTCTGGGCTAAGGAGAGCTTTGAAGCCCTCCTGTATCCCCCTGGGTGTTCCAGAGGCTTCAGTGGTGGCTGGCAAGAGGCGCCCGTCAAAAACAACTGATAAATCGCTGGGTTTTGGTGGCCAGGCACactcagcagcaccagctgggCTCAgaccagggcagggctggccccggCTTCCCTGAGTGGGTTCGGGCATGTTCACGAGGCCAACGCTGGGGCAAGGGCTTGGTGTCGGCAGGCAGGAGAAGCCCACGACCGCCTGCAGGGtacagggaggtggtggagatgGAGCCTCGGCACGGGCTTTGTGAAATGTGAAGCCTCCCACATTTGCTCTGAGGCAGACCATGAACCCTGCCTGCCCCCGGAGCTGCTGAGCCCCCTGCTCAGGGTGCCAGCCCTGGTCAGGATCAGGCCTGATGGCTGTGCTACAGAGGCCAGGacaggctggggagagctgcagccctCTGGCGTGGATGTGGCTCTCATTTCTcgcataaataaacaaataaaaaagaatcgATAAGAAAGGAGCAGCCGCTGGCCTCGCTGGTGTTAGGCAACAACTGGATCCGTGCAAACCAAAGGAAAATCTGCCCAGAGCCACGGCAGCGGGTGCCCACCCTCACCACCCTGTTGTCTGCAGATCAGGGCTCCAAATTCTGCACGAGGGCAGCAGTCGGGCACGCCGGGGCTGCGCTGCCTCGGTGCTACACGTGGCAGGACCCGCTGGGAGCAGCGACGCTGCCCTGGGACCCTGCCCAACCGAGGACGGTGCCGGAGGGAGCCCAGGACAGCAGCGGGGCTGCCCCtgaggctgtggggtccctcctgCCCCGAGGGGCTGGCAGTGCCCTCCGCCACCCCCAGGCACCCTGCAGGGTGCCCGGTGCTCACCGCGGTGACAGCAAAAATCCCCGCGTCAGCGCTAAGCCCACCTGGCCGCCATAAATCACCGCGCGGGGACGCTCACCCTTCAACCAGATGCTTTGGAGAGCAGCGGGCGACGGGAGGTGATTGAGGACGAAACAAGGCCAAGCCCCGGGGCCCTGCGGGGCTCtgagaggcagagctgagccggGGGCCGTGCGCCCACCCTGACCGAGCCgtggtgctgtggggtggtCCCGGCACCAGCGGGATGCTGCACGGGCACGGTACGGGCacaggcagcccccagctcaCCCTGTCTCCGTACCACCGGCTTTCCACAAAGCCTTAGAGCCCGTGCTCGCCTCTAAGCCGCTCCAGCTAAATCAAATTTTATTGAACTTGACTACATTTTAGAGATAAAGACTCCAggtttacaaataaatatttaacaacCTTTCCTGCTGCTAAAAGAGTTGCTTATCCAGACCCCGGGCTCCGCACTAAGTGTTCCTGTAGCTATctgcaaagcagcaaaacaaagggAGAGGCTTTAATTTGCCAAACACGTTCGTGCCTATTTCCGCCTCGCTCCATCATTCCCTCTGCGTCCAGCGTGCATTTGCaggccttttttcttctctctccctcctccccacccttccctcctgctcttTCCCCACTCAGCACAGGTTCTGGCACCAGCTGCACCCCTCCTGGTGCCGGGAAGGCCAGGGGATGCAGGGCCAGACCCCACGGCACCGAGGGCTGGCTTCCCTCTCCCTACACATGGGCAGAAAGGAACCAGGGGGAGACCCTAAAGCAAGCCCCATCAGGCAGAGCACGGTGCTGAGCCTGGGGGCTCCCCAGTCCTGCTGGCTTAGGGACCCTACGAGGCTCCCTGTAGCTCCGTGCCCCTTCCCTTCGCTCCTGGAGGTTGCCAGGATGGGGGCAGAGCCTGCCCCAGGACACTGGAGCGATGGGAAGCTGCCTTCGTTAGGGGTTGGGTTGCTAACGAAGGGCACGGAGGCGGTGCCCCTGTCCCGGCCTgaccccagctcctgcaggggccACACAAAGTGTGGGGAGAGGGGTGGgagcggggcaggggctggagccaGGTGCAGGGCCCCCGGTGCGTCGGGGGGACGCGAGCACGGGGCACGGTGCTCGGCCTGCCCAAGTATCTGCTTTCAGCTGCTCCGAGACGGAGCCTGGAATAGGTGTGCTGCAACCCGATCCGCTGCGGCAGTTGCTCCGAGGCTGTAAATGAGCACCAAAGAGGCTGTAAATGAGCACCAAGAAGGATTCAAGATGCAAATCCCCTTCCGGCACTGCCCGCCTGGCTGGCACCCAGCCCGCGGGGCGGCCGCGCAAAGGAGGGCCCTTACGGCGATGGCTCTGCCACCCAAAATGTGGCTCTGCCACCCAAAATTCAGGGGCCCCAGTACCATGGGGGGGTGAGGTGAGGGACCCATCAAGGCAAAGGGCAGAAAAGCCGGGGATGTGCGGGGAAGGCCGAGGTGGAGAAGAGATCTGTGGTGGGCTGAGGGACCAAGGGGGTGGTTTTGccccagccagctgctgggcCTGGATCTGCAGGGCTCCACAGATGCGAATCCTTGGGGGACATACAGCGATGGCCCAAAGCCAGCCTGGGGAAAGGTTTTCAGGCCTGTTACTGGGGCAGGGCGGTGGGAAGGAGATCCCAGGCATCTCTGCAGGACACCGAAGCCCAgggcagattttgctgaggctGCCTGGCTGCAATCGCAGCCGTGCCAGAGCTGCTCACCCCCGCTCACACCTCTGCTCCCTCATTTTTAAAggccttttctctctctctctttggcTGCCCACGCTTCAGTGACccatcagcaaagaaaacatcCTGACAAGGGATCAATAAGTAATTGCGAAGGCAGCTGTGGACGTCTGGGGGTGCAAAGCCCTGAGCTAGCAGGAGATAAATGCGGACGGGAAGGGTGCAGAGCTCCAGGGAGCACGGGCTGCGAGCCAGCCACGCTCCCCTGCTTGTGGGTCGCTGGTTAAAGGCTTCCCATGGCAGGCAGGTGCCGGAGCGCTGCGTTTGCTGGGGGAGCATCTCCTGAGGGCCAGCCTCGGGTCTCCTGCTCTGCGTGCTTCAGCCTGGGTCGGCAGGAGGATGGTGCGTGGCTGCGGCCAGCTGGGAAGGACGTGCAGCAGCtggctgaatggggcttctccttttctttttgctttatttcagcaAATCTCCTCGCTGAGAGGCCGCTCTCTGCAGATATCAGGTCACCAGGGTGTTTTGGGGCTCAGCTGAAGGCAGCCAGCTCAGTGAGTACCGGAGTGACGAGGGAGCACGGGGCAGGGGGGATCCAGCGCAGCACAAGCGTCTCTGTGGGTGTTCTTTCATCCCTGCACGTGGCCGTGAAAGAAGGATGGAAAGAAGGCAGCGTTTTCCTAGGATTATGGAAACTGGAGAGGTGAAGGAAAGGTCAACAAGAGAGCATCTTCTGGGAGCGGTGCCAGGGTCACGGTGACATTGTGAAGGCATCTCCCGTGCTCCGCCTCAGCGTGCAAAGGCCCTTCTGGGGACAGCGGggtcagcagctgctggagcccagGCCACCATCCTGCTCCCGATCCCGTGGAGACAAGCCCACCGTCTCCTCCCAGTGCAGCCCCAGGAGCCGCCCCCACGAGGCTTGGCTTTCCCAGGAAcaggccccagcagcacccaaacGCTTCCCACGCAGCCCAGGAGCACTCCAAGGAGCAGGGCCATgctggtggctttggggctggaGGTCCTGCTCAGCCACCAGCTCCTCACCCTGCCACCGTGCCCCTGCTTGGGGGAGGAAAGCTGGGGCTGAGGGGCCAAGCGCTGCGC from Anas platyrhynchos isolate ZD024472 breed Pekin duck chromosome 11, IASCAAS_PekinDuck_T2T, whole genome shotgun sequence includes these protein-coding regions:
- the LINGO1 gene encoding leucine-rich repeat and immunoglobulin-like domain-containing nogo receptor-interacting protein 1 isoform X1, producing MRPAPRSPAQLQRAQPGRPSEVPCLASRSSQDFGSVHEREAEERPKPSAPPAPDPPAPCLHLTRVSDRMVAGEASMRSPILACWQPILLLMLGSILSGSATGCPPRCECSAQERAVLCHRKRFMVVPEGIPTETRLLDLGKNRIKTLNQDEFANYPHLEELELNENIISAIEPGAFNNLFNLRTLGLRSNRLKLIPLGVFTGLSNLTKLDISENKIVILLDYMFQDLYNLKSLEVGDNDLVYISHRAFSGLNSLEQLTLEKCNLTSIPTEALSHLHGLIVLRLRHLNINAIRDYSFKRLYRLKVLEISHWPYLDTMTSNCLYGLNLTSLSITHCNLTSIPYVSVRHLVYLRFLNLSYNPIVTIEGSMLHDLLRLQEIQLVGGQLTMVEPFAFRGLNHLRILNVSGNLLTTLEESAFHSVGNLETLILDNNPLACDCRLLWVFRRRWRLNFNKQQPTCATPEFVQGKEFKDFPDVLLPNYFTCRRARIRDRKPQQIFVDEGHTVHFVCRADGDPPPTIMWLSPRKHLISTKTNGRLTVFPDGTLEVRYAQIQDNGTYLCIASNAGGNDTMLAHLHVRSYSPDWPHQPNKTFAFISNQPNESDANSTRATVPFPFDIKTLIIATTMGFISFLGVVLFCLVLLFLWSRGKGNTKHNIEIEYVPRKSDAGISSADAPRKFNMKMI
- the LINGO1 gene encoding leucine-rich repeat and immunoglobulin-like domain-containing nogo receptor-interacting protein 1 isoform X2 → MPEEAAPLPGTPRTRAPRASPGQGELPAPSRQPWGAVRPRGAAPRRHQPPSLQVSDRMVAGEASMRSPILACWQPILLLMLGSILSGSATGCPPRCECSAQERAVLCHRKRFMVVPEGIPTETRLLDLGKNRIKTLNQDEFANYPHLEELELNENIISAIEPGAFNNLFNLRTLGLRSNRLKLIPLGVFTGLSNLTKLDISENKIVILLDYMFQDLYNLKSLEVGDNDLVYISHRAFSGLNSLEQLTLEKCNLTSIPTEALSHLHGLIVLRLRHLNINAIRDYSFKRLYRLKVLEISHWPYLDTMTSNCLYGLNLTSLSITHCNLTSIPYVSVRHLVYLRFLNLSYNPIVTIEGSMLHDLLRLQEIQLVGGQLTMVEPFAFRGLNHLRILNVSGNLLTTLEESAFHSVGNLETLILDNNPLACDCRLLWVFRRRWRLNFNKQQPTCATPEFVQGKEFKDFPDVLLPNYFTCRRARIRDRKPQQIFVDEGHTVHFVCRADGDPPPTIMWLSPRKHLISTKTNGRLTVFPDGTLEVRYAQIQDNGTYLCIASNAGGNDTMLAHLHVRSYSPDWPHQPNKTFAFISNQPNESDANSTRATVPFPFDIKTLIIATTMGFISFLGVVLFCLVLLFLWSRGKGNTKHNIEIEYVPRKSDAGISSADAPRKFNMKMI
- the LINGO1 gene encoding leucine-rich repeat and immunoglobulin-like domain-containing nogo receptor-interacting protein 1 isoform X4, which gives rise to MVAGEASMRSPILACWQPILLLMLGSILSGSATGCPPRCECSAQERAVLCHRKRFMVVPEGIPTETRLLDLGKNRIKTLNQDEFANYPHLEELELNENIISAIEPGAFNNLFNLRTLGLRSNRLKLIPLGVFTGLSNLTKLDISENKIVILLDYMFQDLYNLKSLEVGDNDLVYISHRAFSGLNSLEQLTLEKCNLTSIPTEALSHLHGLIVLRLRHLNINAIRDYSFKRLYRLKVLEISHWPYLDTMTSNCLYGLNLTSLSITHCNLTSIPYVSVRHLVYLRFLNLSYNPIVTIEGSMLHDLLRLQEIQLVGGQLTMVEPFAFRGLNHLRILNVSGNLLTTLEESAFHSVGNLETLILDNNPLACDCRLLWVFRRRWRLNFNKQQPTCATPEFVQGKEFKDFPDVLLPNYFTCRRARIRDRKPQQIFVDEGHTVHFVCRADGDPPPTIMWLSPRKHLISTKTNGRLTVFPDGTLEVRYAQIQDNGTYLCIASNAGGNDTMLAHLHVRSYSPDWPHQPNKTFAFISNQPNESDANSTRATVPFPFDIKTLIIATTMGFISFLGVVLFCLVLLFLWSRGKGNTKHNIEIEYVPRKSDAGISSADAPRKFNMKMI
- the LINGO1 gene encoding leucine-rich repeat and immunoglobulin-like domain-containing nogo receptor-interacting protein 1 isoform X3, whose amino-acid sequence is MQVSDRMVAGEASMRSPILACWQPILLLMLGSILSGSATGCPPRCECSAQERAVLCHRKRFMVVPEGIPTETRLLDLGKNRIKTLNQDEFANYPHLEELELNENIISAIEPGAFNNLFNLRTLGLRSNRLKLIPLGVFTGLSNLTKLDISENKIVILLDYMFQDLYNLKSLEVGDNDLVYISHRAFSGLNSLEQLTLEKCNLTSIPTEALSHLHGLIVLRLRHLNINAIRDYSFKRLYRLKVLEISHWPYLDTMTSNCLYGLNLTSLSITHCNLTSIPYVSVRHLVYLRFLNLSYNPIVTIEGSMLHDLLRLQEIQLVGGQLTMVEPFAFRGLNHLRILNVSGNLLTTLEESAFHSVGNLETLILDNNPLACDCRLLWVFRRRWRLNFNKQQPTCATPEFVQGKEFKDFPDVLLPNYFTCRRARIRDRKPQQIFVDEGHTVHFVCRADGDPPPTIMWLSPRKHLISTKTNGRLTVFPDGTLEVRYAQIQDNGTYLCIASNAGGNDTMLAHLHVRSYSPDWPHQPNKTFAFISNQPNESDANSTRATVPFPFDIKTLIIATTMGFISFLGVVLFCLVLLFLWSRGKGNTKHNIEIEYVPRKSDAGISSADAPRKFNMKMI